A genomic segment from Actinomyces lilanjuaniae encodes:
- the nhaA gene encoding Na+/H+ antiporter NhaA has product MSRTVADLSDRRESVDWYLRRRARLLSIQTNETYAALALAAATLIALVWANTGHSYHAFWDTPASLALGPFSVELTLHGWVDEGLMAVFFFMVGLDVRRDLTLGELRLPGRALLPAAAAVGGLVVPVLVFLAIAGGTEGSHAWGAVISTDTAFAIGMLALVGPRRAPRLRLFLLTFAVIDDIGALLVLAVFYTSSLDLVALALAVAGLAGVWLLARRGVWRSPPYLVLGIAIWYALYRSGVHATLAGVLIALLMPVYNVRRDDANGAVEVAALYRQAPTPTAAMILREILAYAIPLNQRLSTVLPPYVNYIVVPLFALANAGVELSGEAVRAAASSRITWAVILGLVLGKLLGVTVGAAVVLRLVPGSRLPGLDLPRIMGLGALSGMGFTISLLVAGIALEDEAASDQARIGVLSASLLALALAATIFRLGDWLRPLPEGVGETLPRPVDTERDILFGTPGAPSVLVNYADVTYEDRWRLVEALWAIEPMITSGEVLLVMRHRVTGPDSLLAALALEAAYAQRQWTSFHDSLAALRGEVTEERITQTAREEGLDVDALLERVASAVDEPKVLRETLEVDGLTEEEGAPVVYLNGKRLHGVFNRWTLTEAIRGEGS; this is encoded by the coding sequence GTGAGCAGGACGGTAGCCGATCTGTCGGACCGGAGGGAGTCCGTCGACTGGTACCTGAGGCGACGGGCCAGGCTCCTGTCCATCCAGACCAATGAGACCTACGCTGCCCTCGCCCTGGCGGCGGCGACCTTGATAGCCCTGGTGTGGGCCAATACCGGTCACAGCTACCACGCCTTCTGGGACACGCCCGCCTCCCTGGCCCTGGGGCCCTTCAGCGTCGAGCTGACTCTGCACGGATGGGTCGACGAGGGGCTCATGGCGGTCTTCTTCTTCATGGTGGGCCTCGACGTACGCCGTGACCTCACCCTGGGTGAGCTCCGCCTGCCCGGGCGCGCCCTCCTGCCAGCCGCGGCTGCTGTGGGTGGGCTGGTGGTCCCGGTCCTCGTCTTTCTTGCCATCGCGGGGGGAACAGAGGGCTCTCACGCCTGGGGAGCCGTCATCTCCACCGACACCGCCTTTGCTATTGGCATGCTGGCCCTGGTCGGCCCCCGGCGTGCCCCGCGGCTGCGGCTCTTCCTCCTGACCTTCGCCGTCATCGACGACATCGGGGCCCTGCTGGTGCTTGCCGTCTTCTACACCAGCTCCCTTGACCTCGTGGCGCTGGCTCTGGCGGTGGCGGGCCTGGCGGGGGTGTGGCTCCTGGCCCGCCGTGGCGTGTGGCGATCGCCTCCCTACCTCGTGCTCGGGATCGCGATCTGGTACGCGCTCTACCGCTCGGGCGTTCACGCCACCCTGGCAGGGGTACTCATCGCCCTGCTCATGCCTGTCTACAACGTGCGCAGGGACGACGCCAACGGGGCGGTGGAGGTGGCCGCCCTTTACCGCCAGGCACCGACCCCCACCGCGGCGATGATCCTGCGTGAGATCCTTGCCTACGCGATACCTCTCAACCAGCGCCTGTCCACGGTGCTGCCGCCCTACGTCAACTACATTGTGGTCCCGCTCTTCGCGCTGGCTAATGCGGGGGTCGAGCTGTCCGGGGAGGCTGTCAGGGCAGCCGCCTCCTCCCGCATCACCTGGGCGGTGATCCTGGGCCTTGTCCTGGGCAAGCTCCTCGGAGTCACCGTCGGCGCGGCCGTCGTGCTGCGCCTGGTCCCCGGTTCTCGGCTGCCTGGGCTTGACCTGCCGCGGATCATGGGCCTGGGAGCACTGTCCGGCATGGGCTTCACCATCTCCCTGCTCGTGGCCGGGATCGCCCTGGAGGACGAGGCGGCCAGTGACCAGGCCCGTATTGGCGTGCTGAGTGCCTCCCTACTGGCTCTGGCTCTGGCAGCCACCATCTTCCGCCTGGGCGACTGGCTCCGTCCGCTGCCCGAGGGCGTGGGCGAGACGCTGCCCCGCCCGGTGGACACTGAGCGCGACATCCTCTTCGGTACCCCGGGCGCGCCCAGCGTCCTGGTCAACTACGCTGACGTTACCTATGAGGACCGGTGGCGGCTCGTGGAGGCCTTGTGGGCGATCGAGCCCATGATTACCTCTGGTGAGGTACTCCTCGTCATGCGCCACAGGGTTACCGGTCCGGACTCCCTGCTGGCTGCGCTGGCCCTGGAGGCCGCCTACGCCCAGCGCCAGTGGACGTCCTTCCATGACAGCCTGGCGGCCCTGCGCGGCGAGGTCACTGAGGAGCGCATCACACAGACCGCCCGTGAGGAGGGTCTGGACGTCGATGCCCTGCTGGAGCGCGTGGCCAGTGCCGTCGACGAGCCGAAGGTGCTGCGTGAGACCCTTGAAGTTGACGGGCTGACCGAGGAGGAAGGCGCCCCGGTGGTCTACCTCAACGGAAAGCGTCTTCACGGGGTCTTCAACCGCTGGACGCTGACAGAGGCGATCCGCGGGGAGGGCTCCTGA
- a CDS encoding nitroreductase family protein, which produces MTHNDVPDLVPTNDPEPTSEVLSLLRERRSVRAFSGEPVPQEDLTQILLATRQAPTSINAEGLSLVVLRDRDRIQAVADIAGGQPQVAGAEVVVVFVVDFYRTDLAARKHQREQVVHRSAEGILVGAVDAGIALATFQTAAHSLGYATTAIGGVRNDPAALIELLGLPAHTFPVVASTLGVADRQKTPQVKPRVPLESYAMEERYDAQAVEHGAQVYDELLRDWWDAQGMTQMGTWSQDTSSMYSRYYFPTVAATMEAQGFRFLDGPEDAAPERPAAQD; this is translated from the coding sequence ATGACGCACAACGACGTCCCTGATCTTGTGCCCACCAACGATCCTGAGCCCACCAGCGAGGTCCTGTCCCTGCTGCGTGAACGTCGGTCGGTGCGGGCCTTCAGTGGGGAGCCGGTGCCTCAGGAGGATCTCACCCAGATCCTTCTGGCTACCCGCCAGGCTCCTACCTCCATCAACGCCGAGGGGCTGAGTCTCGTGGTCCTGCGTGACCGTGACCGTATCCAGGCTGTCGCCGACATCGCTGGTGGCCAGCCACAGGTTGCCGGGGCCGAGGTCGTCGTGGTCTTCGTTGTCGACTTCTACCGAACCGATCTGGCTGCCAGGAAGCATCAGCGCGAGCAGGTGGTCCACCGCAGCGCCGAGGGGATTCTTGTCGGCGCGGTGGATGCGGGTATCGCTCTGGCCACCTTTCAGACCGCGGCTCACAGCCTGGGATACGCCACCACCGCGATCGGTGGAGTCCGTAACGACCCGGCCGCCCTCATCGAGCTGCTGGGGCTGCCCGCCCACACCTTCCCTGTGGTGGCCTCCACCCTGGGTGTGGCGGACCGGCAGAAGACACCCCAGGTCAAGCCTCGGGTGCCCCTGGAGTCCTACGCCATGGAGGAGCGCTATGACGCGCAGGCGGTGGAGCATGGCGCCCAGGTCTATGACGAGCTCCTGCGCGACTGGTGGGACGCGCAGGGAATGACCCAGATGGGAACCTGGTCCCAGGACACCTCCTCCATGTACTCCCGGTACTACTTCCCGACGGTGGCTGCCACCATGGAGGCCCAGGGCTTCCGCTTCCTGGACGGACCTGAGGACGCAGCCCCGGAGCGCCCCGCGGCACAGGACTGA
- the fumC gene encoding class II fumarate hydratase, protein MPADAKTPEKKTPEKTSGQLSRQDPPTSTRTETDSMGTVEVAAERYWGAQTERSLHNFDIGRETFVWGRPMIKALGVLKKSAALANAELGELPRDIADLIAAAGDEVIAGRLDDEFPLVVFQTGSGTQSNMNSNEVISNRAIEMAGGQVGSKTPVHPNDHVNRGQSSNDTFPTAMHIAVVSELAAMYPRVTQLRDTLDAKARQYDDVVMVGRTHLQDATPITLGQVISGWVAQIDFALDGIRYADSRARELAIGGTAVGTGLNAHPRFGELCARKISEETGIEFAQADNLFAALGAHDALVLVSGALRVLADALMKVANDVRWYASGPRNGIGELIIPENEPGSSIMPGKVNPTQCEAMTMVATKVFGNDATVGFAGSQGNFQLNVFKPVMAWCVLESIQLLGDACVSFDTNCAYGIEPNTERIRANLETNLMQVTALNRHIGYDKASKIAKNAHHKGLSLRQSALELGFVTEEQFDAWVVPADMTRPSAAQE, encoded by the coding sequence ATGCCAGCAGACGCGAAGACACCAGAGAAGAAGACACCAGAGAAGACCTCAGGCCAGCTGAGCCGGCAGGACCCGCCGACCTCTACCCGTACCGAGACCGACTCCATGGGCACCGTCGAGGTCGCCGCTGAGCGCTACTGGGGGGCGCAGACCGAGCGGTCCCTGCACAACTTTGACATTGGCCGGGAGACCTTCGTGTGGGGCCGCCCCATGATCAAGGCACTGGGGGTGCTCAAGAAGTCGGCCGCCCTGGCCAACGCCGAGCTCGGCGAGCTGCCGCGTGACATCGCCGACCTCATCGCCGCGGCCGGTGACGAAGTCATCGCGGGCAGGCTTGACGACGAGTTCCCCCTGGTAGTCTTTCAGACCGGCTCCGGAACGCAGTCGAACATGAACTCCAACGAGGTCATCTCCAACCGGGCCATCGAGATGGCTGGGGGGCAGGTTGGTTCCAAGACCCCTGTCCATCCCAACGACCACGTCAACCGCGGGCAGTCCTCCAACGACACCTTCCCCACCGCTATGCATATCGCGGTCGTCTCCGAGCTGGCGGCCATGTACCCGCGTGTCACCCAGCTGCGCGACACCCTGGACGCCAAGGCCAGGCAGTACGACGACGTCGTCATGGTGGGGCGTACCCACCTCCAGGACGCTACCCCCATCACCCTGGGGCAGGTCATCTCCGGCTGGGTAGCCCAGATCGACTTCGCCCTGGACGGCATCCGCTATGCCGACTCCCGGGCACGCGAGCTGGCTATCGGCGGGACCGCGGTGGGGACCGGTCTCAACGCCCACCCCCGCTTCGGCGAGCTGTGCGCGCGTAAGATCAGTGAGGAGACCGGTATCGAGTTTGCCCAGGCGGACAACCTCTTCGCCGCCCTGGGCGCTCACGACGCCCTGGTCCTGGTCTCCGGTGCCCTGCGCGTCCTGGCGGATGCCCTGATGAAGGTCGCCAACGACGTGCGCTGGTACGCTTCCGGTCCGCGCAACGGAATCGGGGAGCTTATCATCCCCGAGAACGAGCCGGGTTCGTCCATCATGCCGGGCAAGGTCAACCCCACTCAGTGCGAGGCGATGACCATGGTGGCTACCAAGGTCTTTGGCAACGACGCCACTGTCGGCTTCGCGGGGTCCCAGGGTAACTTCCAGCTCAACGTGTTCAAGCCGGTCATGGCCTGGTGCGTGCTGGAGTCTATCCAGCTCCTAGGTGACGCGTGCGTCTCCTTCGACACCAACTGTGCCTACGGTATCGAGCCCAACACGGAGCGTATCCGGGCCAACCTGGAGACCAACCTCATGCAGGTCACGGCCCTCAACCGCCACATCGGCTACGACAAGGCCTCCAAGATCGCCAAGAACGCGCACCACAAAGGCCTGTCCCTGCGTCAGTCCGCCCTGGAGCTGGGCTTTGTCACCGAGGAGCAGTTCGACGCCTGGGTGGTGCCTGCGGACATGACGCGCCCTTCGGCGGCGCAGGAGTAG
- a CDS encoding CsbD family protein produces the protein MSDNGTFDRMTGKAKESIGKATGDKETETEGIIQQAEGRAKKATEDLKDSAQGVANRVGKDRARKDEQ, from the coding sequence ATGAGCGACAACGGAACATTTGACCGCATGACGGGCAAGGCCAAGGAATCCATAGGCAAGGCGACCGGGGACAAGGAGACCGAGACCGAGGGAATCATTCAGCAAGCCGAGGGCAGGGCCAAGAAGGCTACCGAGGACCTCAAGGACAGCGCTCAGGGGGTAGCCAACCGGGTCGGGAAGGACAGGGCCAGGAAGGACGAGCAGTAG
- a CDS encoding tyrosine-type recombinase/integrase, with translation MDAPPPGWTLHALRHRFPTTAYGADRDILAVQILAVQRLLGHTSVSTTQRYTAPPTNAMRKAVETAA, from the coding sequence ATGGACGCTCCCCCACCCGGATGGACGCTCCACGCCCTCAGGCACCGCTTCCCCACCACCGCCTACGGCGCAGACCGCGACATCCTCGCCGTCCAGATCCTCGCCGTCCAGCGCCTCCTCGGCCACACCTCTGTGTCCACCACTCAGCGCTATACCGCACCACCCACCAACGCCATGAGAAAAGCAGTTGAGACAGCAGCCTAG
- a CDS encoding gamma-glutamyltransferase encodes MTSRRSRQGGTLPSTTTDAELADLAAQGRLHPVGRPLGGGTITSEDQLRALMGGRPTLGHDHATGHGASARRQVRLPEHTNTALDAYATAHHMTPSAVIRQALEKFLNDDLAVTHQDNPRHATPL; translated from the coding sequence ATGACCAGCCGCCGCTCCCGCCAGGGCGGGACCCTGCCCAGCACGACCACCGACGCCGAGCTCGCCGACCTAGCCGCCCAGGGGCGGCTGCACCCCGTCGGCCGCCCCCTCGGCGGCGGCACCATCACCAGCGAGGACCAGCTACGCGCCCTCATGGGAGGGCGGCCGACCCTCGGCCACGACCACGCCACCGGGCACGGGGCCTCCGCGCGCCGCCAGGTCCGCCTGCCCGAGCACACCAACACCGCCCTGGACGCCTACGCCACCGCCCACCACATGACCCCCAGCGCCGTCATCCGCCAGGCCCTGGAGAAGTTCCTCAACGACGACCTTGCCGTGACACATCAGGACAACCCCCGCCACGCCACGCCTCTCTAG
- a CDS encoding DNA adenine methylase, producing MRYLSPLRYPGGKARLAPFLARVVAAQDPAPARYAEPYAGGAGAALRLLADGVVDHVHLNDLNPGIAAFWRTTTTRDGAEELCHLIDTTPVTISQWHHQRCVYQNALHQPTIPDGARDLALGFATFFLNRTNRSGILDARPIGGLDQAGRWPIDARYNKTGLKDRIRTIASWQGRVHVTQLDGTAFLGTLDHHGRDVLVYADPPYLDKAHDLYLHAFDHAAHDRLATTLHRAPWPWLLTYDDQQTVWTRLYPAHRCARFSIAHTAGPQHVGTETIVYSPDLTLPADLEVTPGRPTTWITSPAPAS from the coding sequence GTGAGGTACCTGTCCCCCCTGCGCTACCCAGGCGGCAAGGCCCGCCTGGCCCCCTTCCTCGCCCGGGTGGTGGCCGCCCAGGACCCGGCCCCGGCCCGCTACGCCGAGCCCTACGCGGGCGGGGCCGGGGCCGCCCTGCGCCTGCTGGCCGACGGCGTGGTCGACCACGTCCACCTCAACGACCTCAACCCCGGCATCGCCGCGTTCTGGCGCACCACCACCACCAGGGACGGCGCCGAGGAGCTGTGCCACCTCATCGACACCACCCCGGTCACCATCAGCCAGTGGCACCACCAGCGCTGCGTCTACCAGAACGCTCTCCACCAGCCCACCATCCCCGACGGCGCCCGGGACCTGGCCCTGGGGTTCGCCACCTTCTTCCTCAACCGCACCAACCGCTCCGGCATCCTCGACGCCCGCCCCATCGGCGGCCTGGACCAGGCCGGCAGGTGGCCCATCGACGCCCGCTACAACAAGACTGGCCTCAAGGACCGTATCCGTACCATCGCCTCCTGGCAGGGGCGGGTCCACGTCACCCAGCTCGACGGCACCGCCTTCCTGGGCACCCTGGACCACCACGGCCGTGACGTCCTGGTCTACGCCGACCCTCCCTACCTGGACAAGGCCCACGACCTCTACCTGCACGCCTTCGACCACGCCGCCCACGACCGGCTGGCCACCACTCTCCACCGCGCCCCCTGGCCGTGGCTGCTGACCTACGACGACCAGCAGACAGTGTGGACCCGCCTCTACCCCGCCCACCGGTGCGCCCGCTTCAGTATCGCCCACACCGCAGGCCCCCAGCACGTGGGCACCGAGACCATCGTCTACAGCCCCGACCTGACCCTCCCCGCGGACCTGGAGGTCACCCCCGGCAGACCCACCACCTGGATCACCAGCCCCGCACCAGCCAGTTGA
- a CDS encoding UPF0182 family protein: MPRFGPPGSRPGFGRGGPRPPRTPRTNDTDSGRRRPGPLALTALILAVIGGVIIFASQTWTEVLWYDQLGFSRVIWTRWVAGAALFLLGFVVMFGAVYTAMSRAYQAREVVVPSDEASRSLEAYQTAVEPMRRLLTWGIPAVLGLLGAAWELVPQWDQVLLAIHTQSFGVRDPQFGIDMSFYVFILPVLLTALGYLSNVVLFSGVASVAVHYLYGGISVSRQPHFTRAARTHLTVFLTLYALLQGGRYWLDRYTALYAANSRFDGAGYTDINAVVPARAILAAISIAVAVLFVASVRSRSWRLPVTGVVVMVVSALLVGTAYPAAIQTFVVDPNAQRQEAQYIQRNIDATLAAYGLDGIETTAYDATTTAEAGQLQEDTESTTSIRLLDPQLVSPTFQQLQQNKQYYSFRETLNVDRYTVDSVSRDTVIAVRELNLSGLGDSQRTWVNEHTVYTHGYGVVTAYGNTVATGGYPSFWEGGIPSSGDLGDYEPRIYFGQASADYSIVGGDDGGTPRELNYPDDTSETGQVNTTFSGDGGPNVSNPVNRLLYATRFQEMNILFSQEVRSGSQILYDRDPAQRVAKVAPWLTLDGSPYPAVVDDDDDPSTPKRVVWIVDGYTTTNNYPYSQHESLEDTATSPDGSAALLGAPEESNYVRNSVKAVVDAYDGSVTLYEWDEDDPILKAWDSVFPGSVTSMSEMSADLMAHMRYPEDLFTVQRTIMASYHVDDAAEFYSGGDFWKVPDDPTTSEADLQDPYYLTLKMPGQDEASFSLSSVYIIGGNTNRNVLTGFLAVDSETATGEPGQRNPNYGQLRLLELPRSSNVSGPGQVQNIFDSDPEVSQTLNLLSQQGSEVIKGNLLTLPVGGGLLYVQPVYVQSSSGTQYPLLRKVLVAFGDEVGFADTLSGALDQVFGGDSGATTGEEAVDGDAGAANDTNEATDGTDPTQDATAAPEETAEPSAEPSAEASASASGEPSAEASAAPSAGASGSSAGDPQADLDQALTDADQAMSDAQTAMSEGDWEAYGEAQDRLNDAVNRAVDARERLGEG; this comes from the coding sequence ATGCCTAGGTTCGGCCCTCCCGGCTCCAGACCCGGATTCGGGCGCGGAGGGCCCCGGCCTCCGCGTACCCCTAGGACTAACGACACCGACTCCGGACGTCGTCGTCCCGGACCACTGGCCCTGACAGCGCTCATTCTCGCGGTGATCGGAGGCGTGATTATCTTCGCCTCCCAGACCTGGACGGAAGTGCTGTGGTATGACCAGCTGGGCTTCTCCCGCGTCATCTGGACCCGGTGGGTGGCCGGGGCCGCCCTGTTCCTTCTGGGCTTCGTGGTCATGTTTGGTGCCGTCTACACCGCGATGTCCCGGGCCTACCAGGCTCGTGAGGTGGTAGTCCCCAGCGACGAGGCAAGCAGGAGCCTGGAGGCCTACCAGACTGCCGTCGAGCCGATGCGCAGGCTCCTGACCTGGGGCATCCCTGCGGTCCTGGGGCTGCTGGGAGCCGCCTGGGAGCTGGTCCCGCAGTGGGACCAGGTGCTGCTGGCCATCCACACCCAGTCCTTCGGTGTCAGGGACCCGCAGTTCGGCATTGACATGTCGTTCTATGTCTTTATTCTTCCTGTGCTCCTGACGGCGCTGGGGTACCTGTCTAACGTGGTCCTGTTCTCGGGGGTGGCCTCTGTGGCGGTCCACTACCTGTACGGCGGTATCTCCGTCTCCCGCCAGCCGCACTTCACCAGGGCTGCGCGGACCCACCTGACAGTGTTCCTCACCCTCTACGCCCTGCTGCAGGGGGGGCGCTACTGGCTGGACCGCTACACCGCGCTGTACGCCGCGAACTCCCGGTTTGACGGAGCGGGCTACACCGACATCAACGCCGTGGTCCCGGCCAGGGCGATCCTGGCGGCGATCTCCATTGCGGTGGCTGTCCTCTTTGTGGCCTCGGTGCGGTCCCGCTCCTGGCGCCTTCCGGTGACCGGAGTGGTCGTCATGGTGGTCTCGGCCCTGCTGGTGGGTACCGCCTACCCTGCCGCGATCCAGACGTTCGTCGTTGATCCCAACGCCCAGCGGCAGGAGGCCCAGTACATCCAGCGCAACATCGACGCCACGCTGGCTGCCTACGGGCTCGACGGCATCGAGACCACCGCCTACGACGCCACGACGACTGCCGAGGCTGGACAGCTCCAGGAGGACACCGAGTCCACGACGTCGATCCGTCTGCTCGACCCGCAGCTGGTCTCGCCGACGTTCCAGCAGCTCCAGCAGAACAAGCAGTACTACTCCTTCCGGGAGACCCTCAACGTGGACCGGTACACGGTGGACTCCGTCAGCCGGGATACGGTGATCGCGGTCCGTGAGCTCAACCTGTCCGGGCTGGGGGACAGTCAGCGCACGTGGGTCAACGAGCACACTGTCTACACTCACGGGTACGGTGTGGTCACCGCCTACGGCAACACGGTCGCTACCGGTGGCTACCCGTCTTTCTGGGAGGGTGGCATCCCCTCCTCCGGGGACCTGGGAGACTACGAGCCGCGTATCTACTTCGGCCAGGCCTCGGCCGACTACTCGATCGTGGGAGGCGATGACGGCGGCACGCCTCGCGAGCTCAACTACCCCGACGACACCTCTGAGACTGGGCAGGTCAACACCACCTTCTCCGGGGACGGTGGCCCTAACGTGTCCAACCCGGTCAACCGCCTCCTGTACGCCACCAGGTTCCAGGAGATGAACATCCTGTTCTCCCAGGAGGTCCGCTCCGGGTCCCAGATCCTCTACGACCGCGACCCGGCACAGCGTGTGGCCAAGGTGGCTCCTTGGCTCACCCTGGACGGCAGCCCCTATCCGGCGGTGGTTGACGACGATGACGACCCCTCGACGCCTAAGCGCGTGGTGTGGATCGTCGACGGCTACACGACGACGAACAACTACCCCTACTCCCAGCACGAGTCCCTGGAGGACACGGCTACCTCCCCCGACGGCAGCGCCGCGCTGCTGGGGGCCCCGGAGGAGTCCAACTACGTGCGCAACTCGGTCAAGGCGGTGGTGGATGCCTACGACGGCTCGGTCACCCTGTACGAGTGGGATGAGGACGACCCGATCCTCAAGGCGTGGGACTCCGTCTTCCCCGGCTCGGTCACGTCGATGAGCGAGATGAGTGCTGACCTCATGGCGCACATGCGCTACCCGGAGGACCTGTTCACCGTGCAGCGCACCATCATGGCGAGCTACCACGTCGACGATGCGGCTGAGTTCTACTCCGGCGGTGACTTCTGGAAGGTCCCGGACGACCCGACGACCTCCGAGGCCGACCTTCAGGACCCTTACTACCTGACTCTGAAGATGCCGGGACAGGACGAGGCCAGCTTCTCGCTGTCCAGCGTCTACATCATCGGAGGCAACACCAACCGCAACGTGCTGACCGGGTTCCTGGCGGTGGACTCGGAGACGGCCACTGGTGAGCCGGGGCAGCGCAACCCCAACTACGGACAGCTGCGGCTCCTGGAGCTGCCTCGCTCCTCCAACGTCTCCGGACCCGGACAGGTCCAGAACATCTTTGACTCCGACCCGGAGGTGTCTCAGACGCTGAACCTGCTGTCCCAGCAGGGCTCGGAGGTGATCAAGGGCAATCTCCTGACTCTCCCGGTGGGAGGGGGTCTCCTCTACGTCCAGCCGGTCTACGTCCAGTCCTCCTCGGGGACTCAGTACCCGCTGCTACGCAAGGTGCTGGTGGCCTTCGGCGACGAGGTCGGCTTCGCTGACACCCTCTCAGGCGCCCTGGACCAGGTCTTTGGTGGTGACTCGGGTGCGACCACAGGTGAGGAGGCCGTGGACGGTGACGCCGGTGCGGCCAATGACACCAACGAGGCTACTGACGGGACGGATCCGACCCAGGACGCCACAGCGGCTCCGGAGGAGACTGCTGAGCCCTCTGCCGAGCCGTCTGCTGAGGCCTCGGCGTCTGCCAGCGGCGAGCCGTCTGCCGAGGCCTCGGCCGCACCCTCCGCCGGCGCCAGCGGGTCCTCCGCCGGGGACCCGCAGGCTGACCTGGACCAGGCACTGACAGACGCGGACCAGGCGATGAGCGACGCCCAGACCGCGATGAGTGAAGGCGACTGGGAGGCCTACGGTGAGGCTCAGGACCGTCTCAACGACGCCGTGAACAGGGCCGTTGACGCCAGGGAGCGGCTCGGGGAGGGCTAA
- a CDS encoding PPA1309 family protein produces MASPEPDPEEHDHAPAPGTESLGNLAADRRTPSVQTPGETERGKGTEEPRIAGTSTQEALVAAVTETEAHVSVHGWDAPVRLFSLVRTAEALKHDAGLSRLLPAHELARSRHNPQALTVIEQEDLPAAASLEDLLNQLAWPESVHGAVLSVERTILGPQAQARVEAVTDPQERTALVSSLTDREDIRMVIGVLRSGESWCALRSRSHDSADDVYHGERLVPQLVEALAATFL; encoded by the coding sequence ATGGCCTCACCAGAACCTGACCCTGAGGAGCACGACCACGCCCCCGCCCCTGGCACCGAGTCCCTCGGCAACCTCGCCGCCGACCGCAGGACCCCATCCGTGCAGACCCCTGGTGAGACGGAGCGGGGCAAGGGCACCGAGGAGCCGCGCATAGCGGGCACCTCCACGCAGGAGGCCCTGGTCGCAGCAGTGACCGAGACCGAGGCACATGTGTCTGTCCACGGCTGGGACGCCCCGGTACGGCTCTTCTCCCTGGTGCGCACCGCCGAGGCGCTGAAGCACGACGCCGGGCTCAGTCGGCTTCTGCCCGCTCACGAGCTGGCGCGGTCCCGCCATAACCCGCAGGCGCTGACTGTTATCGAGCAGGAGGATCTGCCCGCCGCAGCCAGCCTGGAGGACCTCCTCAACCAACTGGCCTGGCCGGAGTCTGTCCACGGAGCAGTCCTCAGCGTCGAGAGGACCATCCTCGGCCCTCAGGCACAGGCACGGGTCGAGGCTGTCACTGACCCGCAGGAGCGCACGGCCCTTGTCAGCAGCCTCACGGACCGGGAGGACATCCGCATGGTGATAGGGGTTCTGCGTAGTGGCGAGTCCTGGTGCGCGTTGCGGTCGCGCTCCCACGACTCGGCTGATGACGTCTACCATGGGGAGCGCCTGGTCCCCCAACTGGTCGAGGCCCTGGCAGCAACCTTCCTGTAG